A DNA window from Streptococcus parapneumoniae contains the following coding sequences:
- the ilvC gene encoding ketol-acid reductoisomerase, which translates to MAVQMEYEKDVKVAALDGKKIAVIGYGSQGHAHAQNLRDSGRDVIIGVRPGKSFDKAKEDGFDTYTVAEATKLADVIMILAPDEIQQELYEAEIAPNLEAGNAVGFAHGFNIHFEFIKVPADVDVFMCAPKGPGHLVRRTYEEGFGVPALYAVYQDATGNAKNIAMDWCKGVGAARVGLLETTYKEETEEDLFGEQAVLCGGLTALIEAGFEVLTEAGYAPELAYFEVLHEMKLIVDLIYEGGFKKMRQSISNTAEYGDYVSGPRVITEQVKENMKAVLADIQNGKFANDFVNDYKAGRPKLTAYREQAANLEIEKVGAELRKAMPFVGKNDDDAFKIYN; encoded by the coding sequence ATGGCAGTTCAAATGGAATACGAAAAAGATGTTAAAGTAGCAGCACTTGACGGTAAAAAAATCGCCGTTATCGGTTATGGTTCACAAGGACATGCGCATGCTCAAAACTTGCGTGATTCAGGTCGTGACGTTATTATCGGTGTACGTCCAGGTAAATCTTTTGATAAAGCAAAAGAAGATGGATTTGACACTTACACAGTAGCAGAAGCTACTAAATTGGCTGACGTTATCATGATTTTGGCACCAGACGAAATCCAACAAGAACTTTACGAAGCAGAAATCGCTCCAAACTTGGAAGCTGGAAATGCAGTTGGATTTGCTCATGGTTTCAACATTCACTTCGAATTTATCAAAGTTCCTGCGGATGTGGATGTCTTTATGTGTGCTCCTAAAGGACCAGGACACTTGGTACGTCGTACTTATGAAGAAGGATTTGGTGTTCCAGCTCTTTACGCAGTATACCAAGATGCAACAGGAAATGCGAAAAACATTGCTATGGACTGGTGTAAAGGTGTTGGGGCAGCTCGTGTAGGTCTTCTTGAAACAACTTATAAAGAAGAAACTGAAGAAGATTTGTTTGGTGAACAAGCTGTACTTTGTGGTGGTTTGACTGCCCTTATCGAAGCAGGTTTTGAAGTCTTGACAGAAGCAGGTTACGCTCCAGAATTGGCTTACTTTGAAGTTCTTCACGAAATGAAATTGATCGTTGACTTGATCTACGAAGGTGGATTCAAGAAAATGCGTCAATCTATTTCAAACACTGCAGAATACGGTGACTATGTATCAGGTCCACGTGTAATCACTGAACAAGTTAAAGAAAATATGAAAGCTGTCTTGGCAGACATCCAAAATGGTAAATTTGCAAATGACTTTGTCAATGACTACAAAGCTGGACGTCCAAAATTGACTGCTTACCGTGAACAAGCAGCTAACCTTGAAATTGAAAAAGTTGGTGCAGAATTGCGTAAAGCAATGCCTTTCGTTGGTAAAAACGACGATGATGCATTCAAAATCTATAACTAA
- a CDS encoding ABC transporter substrate-binding protein/permease → MRKIYLSIFTSLLLMLGLVNVAQADEYLRIGMEAAYAPFNWTQDDDSNGAVKIDGTNQYANGYDVQIAKKIAKDLGKEPLVVKTKWEGLVPALTSGKIDMIIAGMSPTAERKQEIAFSSSYYTSEPVLLVKKDSAYANAKSLDDFNGAKITSQQGVYLYDLIAQIPGAKKETAMGDFAQMRQALEAGVIDAYVSERPEALTAEAANSKFKMVQVEPGFKTGEEDTAIAIGLRKDDNRISQINASIETISKDDQVALMDRMIKEQPAEATTTEETSSSFFSQVTKILSENWQQLLRGAGITLLISIVGTIIGLIIGLAIGVFRTAPLSENKVIYGLQKLVGWILNVYIEIFRGTPMIVQSMVIYYGTAQAFGINLDRTLAAIFIVSINTGAYMTEIVRGGILAVDKGQFEAATTLGMTHNQTMRKIVLPQVVRNILPATGNEFVINIKDTSVLNVISVVELYFSGNTVATQTYQYFQTFTIIAVIYFVLTFTVTRILRFIERRMDMDTYTTGANQMQTEDLK, encoded by the coding sequence ATGAGAAAAATATACTTATCTATTTTCACAAGTCTCTTGCTGATGCTAGGACTTGTCAATGTTGCTCAAGCCGATGAATATTTACGCATCGGGATGGAAGCAGCATATGCTCCCTTTAACTGGACTCAGGACGATGATAGCAATGGAGCTGTCAAAATCGATGGAACCAACCAGTACGCCAATGGATACGATGTTCAAATCGCCAAGAAAATCGCTAAGGACTTAGGGAAAGAACCTTTGGTTGTTAAAACCAAGTGGGAAGGTCTAGTCCCTGCCCTTACTTCTGGTAAGATTGACATGATTATCGCAGGTATGAGTCCTACTGCTGAGCGCAAACAAGAAATTGCCTTTTCAAGCAGTTACTACACTAGCGAACCAGTTCTACTAGTCAAAAAAGATTCTGCCTACGCAAATGCAAAATCTTTGGATGACTTTAATGGTGCAAAAATCACTTCTCAACAAGGTGTCTACCTTTACGATTTGATTGCACAAATCCCAGGCGCTAAAAAAGAAACAGCCATGGGAGACTTCGCTCAAATGCGCCAAGCTCTTGAGGCTGGTGTCATCGATGCCTATGTTTCTGAACGCCCTGAAGCACTGACTGCCGAAGCCGCTAACTCTAAGTTTAAGATGGTTCAAGTAGAGCCAGGTTTTAAAACTGGGGAAGAAGATACAGCTATCGCTATTGGACTTCGTAAAGATGACAATCGTATTAGCCAAATCAATGCCAGCATTGAAACCATTTCAAAAGACGACCAAGTTGCCTTGATGGATCGTATGATCAAGGAACAACCTGCCGAAGCTACAACAACTGAAGAGACTAGCAGTAGTTTCTTTAGCCAAGTCACTAAAATTCTTTCTGAAAACTGGCAACAACTCTTGCGTGGTGCTGGTATCACTCTTTTAATCTCTATCGTCGGAACCATCATAGGTCTCATTATCGGTCTTGCCATTGGTGTTTTCCGTACTGCTCCTCTCTCTGAAAACAAAGTCATTTACGGCCTACAAAAACTAGTCGGCTGGATTCTCAATGTCTACATTGAAATTTTCCGTGGTACCCCAATGATCGTTCAATCGATGGTTATCTACTATGGAACTGCCCAAGCTTTCGGGATCAACCTTGACCGTACACTAGCTGCTATCTTCATCGTTTCAATCAATACCGGTGCCTACATGACTGAAATCGTCCGTGGTGGTATCCTAGCGGTTGACAAGGGACAATTTGAAGCTGCGACTACTCTTGGTATGACCCATAACCAGACCATGCGTAAGATTGTCCTACCTCAGGTTGTCCGCAACATCCTACCAGCAACTGGTAATGAATTTGTCATCAATATCAAAGATACATCTGTATTGAACGTTATCTCTGTTGTCGAACTTTATTTCTCAGGAAATACCGTGGCAACACAAACCTATCAATACTTCCAAACATTTACAATCATCGCCGTGATTTACTTTGTCCTCACCTTCACCGTAACACGTATCCTACGCTTCATCGAACGCCGCATGGACATGGATACCTATACTACAGGTGCTAACCAAATGCAAACGGAGGATTTGAAATAA
- the ilvN gene encoding acetolactate synthase small subunit: protein MRRMLTAKLQNRSGVLNRFTGVLSRRQVNIESISVGATEDPNVSRITIIIDVASHDEVEQIIKQLNRQIDVIRIRDITDKPHLEREVILVKMSAPAEKRAEILAIIQPFRATVVDVAPSSITIQMTGNAEKSEALLRVIRPYGIRNIARTGATGFTRD, encoded by the coding sequence ATGCGTAGAATGTTAACAGCAAAACTACAAAATCGATCAGGAGTCCTCAATCGCTTTACCGGTGTCCTGTCTCGTCGTCAGGTTAATATCGAAAGTATCTCTGTTGGAGCAACAGAAGATCCGAATGTATCGCGCATCACCATTATTATTGATGTAGCTTCACATGATGAGGTGGAGCAAATCATTAAGCAACTCAATCGTCAGATTGATGTGATTCGCATTCGAGATATTACAGACAAGCCTCACTTGGAGCGCGAGGTGATTTTGGTTAAGATGTCAGCGCCAGCTGAGAAGCGAGCTGAGATTTTAGCGATTATTCAACCTTTCCGTGCAACGGTGGTAGACGTAGCGCCAAGCTCGATTACCATTCAGATGACAGGAAATGCTGAAAAGAGTGAAGCTCTATTGCGAGTCATTCGACCATACGGTATTCGCAATATTGCTCGAACCGGAGCAACTGGATTTACCCGCGATTAA
- the ilvA gene encoding threonine ammonia-lyase IlvA, with protein MLSSKDIIKAHKVLNGVVVNTPLDYDHYLSEKYGAKIYLKKENAQRVRSFKIRGAYYAISQLSKEERERGVVCASAGNHAQGVAYTCNEMKIPATIFMPITTPQQKIGQVRFFGGDFVTIKLVGDTFDASAKAAQEFTVSENRTFIAPFDDTHVQAGQGTVAYEILEEARKESIDFDAVLVPVGGGGLIAGVSTYIKETSPEIEVIGVEANGARSMKAAFEAGGPVKLKEIDKFADGIAVQKVGQLTYEATRQHVQTLVGVDEGLISETLIDLYSKQGIVAEPAGAASIASLEVLAEYIKGKTICCIISGGNNDINRMPEMEERALIYDGIKHYFVVNFPQRPGALREFVNDILGPNDDITRFEYIKRASKGTGPVLIGIALADKHDYAGLIRRMEGFDPAYINLNGNETLYNMLV; from the coding sequence ATGTTAAGTTCAAAAGATATTATCAAGGCTCATAAGGTCTTGAATGGTGTGGTTGTGAATACCCCACTGGATTACGACCATTATTTATCGGAGAAGTATGGTGCTAAGATTTATTTGAAAAAAGAAAATGCCCAGCGTGTTCGTTCCTTTAAAATTCGTGGTGCCTATTATGCTATTTCTCAGCTCAGCAAGGAAGAACGTGAGCGTGGGGTAGTCTGTGCTTCTGCGGGAAATCATGCGCAGGGAGTTGCCTATACTTGTAATGAGATGAAAATTCCTGCTACTATTTTTATGCCCATTACCACTCCGCAACAAAAGATTGGTCAGGTTCGCTTTTTTGGTGGGGATTTTGTAACCATTAAACTAGTTGGAGATACCTTTGATGCCTCAGCCAAAGCAGCTCAAGAATTTACAGTCTCTGAAAATCGTACCTTTATTGCTCCCTTTGATGATACTCATGTCCAAGCGGGTCAAGGAACAGTTGCTTATGAGATTTTAGAAGAAGCTCGAAAAGAATCGATTGACTTTGATGCTGTCTTGGTCCCTGTTGGTGGTGGCGGTCTCATTGCCGGGGTTTCTACCTATATCAAGGAAACAAGTCCAGAAATTGAAGTCATTGGGGTAGAGGCTAATGGAGCGCGTTCCATGAAAGCTGCTTTTGAAGCTGGTGGACCTGTTAAACTCAAAGAAATTGACAAATTTGCGGATGGGATTGCTGTGCAAAAGGTAGGACAGTTGACCTATGAAGCAACGCGTCAACATGTTCAAACTTTGGTAGGTGTCGATGAGGGATTGATTTCTGAAACTTTGATTGACCTCTACTCTAAGCAAGGGATTGTTGCAGAACCTGCTGGAGCAGCTAGTATCGCCTCTTTAGAGGTTTTAGCTGAATATATCAAGGGGAAAACCATTTGTTGTATCATTTCTGGAGGGAATAATGATATCAACCGTATGCCAGAAATGGAAGAGCGTGCCTTGATTTATGATGGGATCAAACATTACTTTGTGGTCAATTTCCCACAGCGTCCAGGAGCTTTGCGTGAGTTTGTAAATGATATCTTGGGGCCAAATGATGATATCACCCGTTTTGAGTATATCAAGCGAGCTAGTAAGGGAACAGGTCCAGTATTGATTGGGATCGCTTTGGCAGATAAGCATGATTATGCAGGCTTAATTCGTCGAATGGAAGGTTTTGATCCAGCTTATATTAACTTAAATGGGAATGAAACGCTCTATAATATGCTTGTCTGA
- a CDS encoding amino acid ABC transporter ATP-binding protein, with protein MTQAILEIKHLKKSYGQNEVLKDISLTVHKGEVISIIGSSGSGKSTFLRSINLLETPTDGQILYHGQNVLEKGYDLTQYREKLGMVFQSFNLFENLNVLENTIVAQTTVLKRERTEAEKIAKENLEKVGMGERYWQAKPKQLSGGQKQRVAIARALSMNPDAILFDEPTSALDPEMVGKVLKIMQDLAQEGLTMIVVTHEMEFARDVSHRVIFMDKGVIAEEGKPEDLFTNPKEDRTKEFLQRYLK; from the coding sequence ATGACACAAGCAATCCTTGAAATTAAACACCTCAAAAAATCCTATGGACAAAACGAAGTGCTAAAAGACATTTCTCTGACTGTCCACAAGGGTGAAGTCATCTCTATCATCGGAAGCTCTGGAAGCGGAAAATCAACCTTCCTACGCTCCATTAACCTACTTGAAACGCCAACTGATGGACAAATCCTTTATCATGGACAAAACGTCCTCGAAAAAGGCTATGACCTCACGCAATACCGTGAAAAACTAGGGATGGTGTTCCAATCCTTTAACCTCTTTGAAAATCTTAACGTTCTCGAAAACACAATCGTCGCTCAGACAACAGTCCTTAAACGCGAACGCACAGAAGCTGAAAAAATTGCCAAAGAAAACCTAGAAAAAGTCGGCATGGGAGAACGCTACTGGCAAGCGAAACCAAAACAACTCTCAGGTGGTCAAAAACAACGTGTGGCCATCGCTCGCGCCCTTTCAATGAATCCTGACGCTATTCTCTTTGATGAACCAACATCAGCTCTCGATCCAGAAATGGTTGGAAAAGTCCTCAAAATCATGCAGGACCTAGCTCAGGAAGGCTTGACCATGATTGTCGTAACCCACGAAATGGAATTCGCCCGTGATGTCTCTCACCGTGTTATCTTTATGGATAAGGGTGTGATTGCTGAAGAAGGCAAACCAGAAGATCTCTTCACCAATCCTAAAGAAGACCGTACAAAAGAATTCCTTCAACGCTATCTCAAATAA
- a CDS encoding DUF2207 domain-containing protein, which yields MKKTFFLLMFGLFCLLPLSVFAIDFKINSYQGDLYIHADNTAEFRQKIVYQFEEDFKGQIVGLGRAGKMPSGFDIDPHPKVQAAKNGAELADVTSEVIEGADGYTVKVYNPGQEGDTVEVDLIWNLKNLLFLYDDIAELNWQPLTDSSGAIGKFEFHVRGDKGAEKLFFHTGKLFREGTIEKSNLDYTIRLDNLSAKRGVELHAYWPRTDFASARDQGLKGNRLDEFNKIEDSIVKEKEQSKQLLTWVFPAILSISLLLSVCFYFIYRRKTTPSVKYAKNHRLYEPPMELEPMVLSEAVYSTSLEEVSPLTKGAGKFTFDQLIQATLLDVIDRGNVSIISEGDAVGLRLVKEDGLSSFEKDCLNLAFSGKKEETLSNLFADYKVSDSLYRRAKVSDEKRIQAKGRQLKSSFEEVLNQMQEGVRNRVTFWGLPDYYRPLTGGEKALQVGMGVLTILPLFIGFGLFLYSLDVYGYLYFLLPILGFLGLVLAVFYYWKLRLDNRDGVLNEAGAEVYYLWTSFENMLREIARLDQAELESIVVWNRLLVYATLFGYADKVSHLMKVHHIQVENPDINLYVAYGWHSMFYHSSAQMSHYASVANTASTYSVSSGSGSSDGGFSGGGGGGSIGAF from the coding sequence ATGAAAAAAACTTTTTTCTTACTGATGTTTGGCTTGTTTTGCCTTCTGCCACTTTCTGTTTTCGCCATTGATTTCAAGATAAACTCTTATCAAGGTGATTTGTATATTCATGCAGACAATACGGCAGAATTTAGACAGAAGATAGTTTACCAGTTTGAGGAGGACTTTAAGGGGCAAATCGTGGGACTTGGACGTGCTGGCAAGATGCCTAGCGGATTTGACATTGATCCTCATCCAAAGGTTCAGGCTGCGAAAAATGGTGCTGAACTAGCAGACGTTACTAGCGAAGTGATAGAAGGAGCAGATGGTTATACTGTTAAAGTCTATAATCCAGGCCAGGAAGGCGACACAGTTGAAGTTGACCTTATCTGGAACTTAAAGAATTTGCTTTTCCTTTATGATGATATCGCTGAATTAAATTGGCAACCTCTGACAGATAGTTCAGGGGCTATTGGCAAGTTTGAATTTCATGTAAGGGGAGACAAGGGGGCTGAAAAACTCTTTTTCCATACAGGGAAACTTTTTAGAGAGGGAACGATTGAAAAGAGTAACCTTGATTATACTATCCGTTTAGACAATCTTTCGGCTAAGCGTGGAGTTGAGTTGCATGCCTATTGGCCTCGGACCGATTTTGCTAGCGCTAGGGATCAGGGATTGAAAGGGAATCGTTTAGATGAGTTTAATAAGATAGAAGACTCGATTGTTAAAGAAAAAGAGCAAAGTAAACAACTCCTTACTTGGGTCTTCCCTGCCATACTTTCCATCTCCTTGTTATTGAGTGTCTGCTTTTATTTTATTTATAGAAGAAAGACCACTCCTTCGGTCAAATATGCCAAAAATCATCGTCTCTATGAACCACCAATGGAATTAGAGCCTATGGTTTTATCAGAAGCAGTCTACTCGACCTCCTTGGAGGAAGTGAGTCCTCTAACAAAAGGAGCAGGTAAATTTACCTTTGATCAACTTATTCAAGCTACCTTGCTAGATGTGATAGACCGTGGAAATGTCTCTATCATTTCAGAAGGAGATGCAGTTGGTTTGAGGCTAGTAAAAGAAGATGGTTTGTCAAGCTTTGAGAAAGACTGTCTAAATCTGGCTTTTTCAGGCAAAAAAGAAGAAACTCTTTCCAATTTGTTTGCGGATTACAAGGTATCTGATAGTCTTTATCGTAGAGCAAAAGTCTCTGATGAAAAACGGATTCAAGCAAAGGGGCGTCAGCTCAAATCTTCTTTTGAGGAAGTATTGAACCAGATGCAAGAAGGAGTGAGAAATCGAGTTACCTTCTGGGGGCTTCCAGATTACTATCGTCCTTTAACTGGTGGGGAAAAGGCTTTGCAAGTGGGTATGGGGGTCTTGACTATCCTGCCCCTATTTATCGGATTTGGTTTGTTCTTGTACAGTTTGGATGTTTATGGCTATCTTTACTTCCTCTTGCCAATACTTGGTTTTCTAGGTTTGGTTTTGGCTGTTTTCTATTATTGGAAACTTCGACTAGATAATCGTGATGGTGTCCTAAATGAAGCAGGAGCAGAAGTCTACTATCTCTGGACCAGTTTTGAAAATATGTTGCGTGAGATTGCACGATTGGATCAGGCAGAGTTGGAAAGTATTGTGGTCTGGAATCGCCTCTTGGTCTATGCAACCTTATTTGGCTATGCGGACAAGGTCAGCCATTTGATGAAGGTTCACCATATTCAAGTGGAAAATCCAGATATCAACCTCTATGTAGCTTATGGTTGGCATAGTATGTTTTATCATTCAAGCGCGCAAATGAGCCATTATGCTAGTGTCGCAAATACAGCAAGTACCTACTCCGTATCTTCTGGAAGTGGAAGTTCTGACGGTGGCTTCTCTGGAGGCGGAGGTGGCGGCAGTATCGGCGCCTTTTAA
- a CDS encoding acetolactate synthase large subunit has product MEKISLESPKTGSDLVLETLRDLGIDTIFGYPGGAVLPFYDAIYNFKGIRHILGRHEQGCLHEAEGYAKSTGKLGVAVVTSGPGATNAITGIADAMSDSVPLLVFTGQVARAGIGKDAFQEADIVGITMPITKYNYQVRETADIPRIITEAVHIATTGRPGPVVIDLPKDVSALETDFIYSPEVNLPSYQPTLEPNDMQIKKILKQLSKAKKPVLLAGGGISYAEAAAELNEFAERYQIPVVTSLLGQGTIATSHPLFLGMGGMHGSFAANIAMTETDFMISIGSRFDDRLTGNPKTFAKNAKVAHIDIDPAEIGKIISADIPVVGDAKKALQMLLAEPTVHNNTEKWIEKVTKDKNRVRSYDKKERVVQPQAVIERIGELTNGDAIVVTDVGQHQMWTAQYYPYQNERQLVTSGGLGTMGFGIPAAIGAKIANPDKEVVLFVGDGGFQMTNQELAILNIYKVPIKVVMLNNHSLGMVRQWQESFYEGRTSESVFDTLPDFQLMAQAYGIKNYKFDNPETLAQDLEVITEDIPMLIEVDISRKEQVLPMVPAGKSNHEMLGVKFHA; this is encoded by the coding sequence ATGGAGAAAATCAGTTTAGAATCTCCTAAGACGGGGTCGGACCTAGTTTTGGAAACACTTCGTGATTTAGGAATTGATACCATCTTTGGCTATCCTGGTGGTGCAGTCTTGCCTTTTTATGATGCGATATATAATTTTAAAGGCATTCGCCACATTCTAGGACGCCATGAGCAAGGTTGTCTGCATGAAGCTGAAGGTTATGCCAAATCAACTGGAAAGTTGGGTGTTGCCGTCGTCACTAGCGGACCGGGAGCAACAAATGCCATTACAGGGATTGCAGATGCCATGAGCGATAGCGTTCCCCTTTTGGTCTTTACAGGTCAGGTGGCGCGAGCAGGTATTGGGAAGGATGCCTTTCAGGAGGCAGACATCGTGGGAATTACCATGCCAATCACTAAGTACAATTACCAAGTTCGTGAGACAGCTGATATTCCGCGTATCATTACGGAAGCTGTCCATATCGCAACTACAGGTCGACCAGGCCCAGTGGTCATTGACCTACCTAAAGACGTATCTGCTTTAGAAACAGACTTCATCTATTCACCAGAAGTGAACCTACCAAGCTATCAGCCGACTCTTGAGCCAAATGATATGCAAATCAAGAAAATCTTGAAGCAATTGTCCAAGGCTAAAAAGCCAGTCTTGCTAGCTGGTGGTGGAATTAGTTATGCTGAAGCGGCTGCAGAATTAAATGAATTTGCAGAACGCTATCAAATTCCAGTGGTAACCAGCCTTTTGGGTCAAGGAACAATTGCAACGAGTCATCCACTCTTCCTTGGAATGGGGGGGATGCACGGTTCTTTCGCAGCGAATATTGCCATGACAGAGACGGACTTTATGATTAGTATTGGCTCTCGTTTTGATGACCGTTTAACAGGAAATCCAAAGACTTTTGCTAAGAATGCTAAGGTTGCCCACATTGATATTGACCCAGCTGAGATCGGCAAGATTATCAGTGCAGATATTCCTGTAGTTGGAGATGCTAAGAAGGCCTTGCAAATGTTGTTGGCTGAACCGACAGTTCATAACAATACTGAAAAATGGATTGAGAAAGTTACTAAAGACAAGAACCGTGTTCGTTCTTATGATAAGAAAGAGCGTGTGGTTCAACCGCAAGCTGTTATTGAACGAATTGGTGAATTGACAAATGGAGATGCCATTGTGGTAACAGACGTTGGTCAACACCAAATGTGGACAGCCCAGTATTATCCCTACCAAAACGAACGTCAGTTAGTGACTTCAGGTGGTTTGGGAACGATGGGATTTGGAATTCCAGCAGCAATCGGTGCTAAAATTGCTAACCCAGATAAGGAAGTAGTCTTGTTTGTTGGGGATGGTGGTTTCCAAATGACCAACCAGGAATTGGCTATTTTGAACATTTATAAGGTGCCAATCAAGGTGGTTATGCTGAACAACCACTCACTTGGAATGGTTCGCCAATGGCAGGAATCCTTCTATGAAGGTAGAACATCTGAGTCAGTCTTTGATACTCTTCCCGATTTCCAATTGATGGCACAAGCTTACGGTATTAAAAACTATAAATTTGACAATCCTGAGACCTTAGCTCAAGATCTTGAAGTGATCACTGAGGATATTCCTATGCTAATCGAGGTAGATATTTCTCGTAAGGAACAGGTGTTACCAATGGTACCAGCTGGTAAGAGTAATCATGAGATGTTGGGGGTGAAGTTCCATGCGTAG